The Cupriavidus necator DNA window GGTTTTCAGCGCCGCGCGGGCGGCTTGCCGCCGCGGTAGAACGCCTGCAGGCAGTCGATCATCGCGGCTGCAGCGGCCGAGTCGCCGCGGTCCTTGAGCCGCACCAGGCAGATATCGCGCACCAGCGACGGCAGCTGCAGTGGCCGGATCGCCAGCCCCTCGCGCCGGAACTGAAACAGCGCCAGCGACGGCACCGCGCTCACGCCCAGCCCCGCCTGCACCAGCGCCGCCACCGTCGCCAGGTGCTCCACCTCCATCACGCTGGTCAGGCGCAACGGATGCAGCGCGGCGTCCAGGTGCTGGCGCACGCTGGTCGTGCGCGACAGCTGGATAAACGGCAGGCCCGCCAGCATCTGCGGCGTGATGCGGCGCTTGCGCGCCAGCGCATGGTCCGCCGGGCACACCAGGTGGAAGGTGTCGCGCACCAGCGGCTCCACGCGCAGGTCTTCGTCCTGGGCCGGTGCCGGGGCCAGCGCAAAGTCGGCGCGGCCCTGGCGGACCAGTTCGATGCAGCCGTCGGCGAGCTGGTCGAACAGCTC harbors:
- a CDS encoding LysR family transcriptional regulator, which codes for MNLSVKHLRAFVALATYRNFTRAARACHLSQSAFSALVQTLEEQAGSRLFERTTRHVELSSDGVRFEQTARRLLADFETAFEDLRAHAERRKGRVSIAALPSLAGGDLPPLLAQFRALYPGIALELFDQLADGCIELVRQGRADFALAPAPAQDEDLRVEPLVRDTFHLVCPADHALARKRRITPQMLAGLPFIQLSRTTSVRQHLDAALHPLRLTSVMEVEHLATVAALVQAGLGVSAVPSLALFQFRREGLAIRPLQLPSLVRDICLVRLKDRGDSAAAAAMIDCLQAFYRGGKPPARR